The Spirochaeta lutea genome window below encodes:
- a CDS encoding adenylate/guanylate cyclase domain-containing protein, giving the protein MKKKSLLTRLLDVRFFGFFIALLVAAVFLLAANGLVIFKGLDQLILDIHFRLRNSTQERVLQQGAVMQDRSLSISPDIMILGIDNRTLERFGRWPFPRYRHADLLNTLSRIKDQQERERSILLDFFFFEYTDDPVSDVLLRDAINENGRTFLETVLSPAPLTTDNPAELNQRFDEIIARGEVINSINGDKEKLPAWLGIESPILPLSKTNASIGHASFVSDLDGVFRRQPLIIRYRKEVEQISLGTLQESREAIQDRLLADDLDIGFYSATGYPHTLPDPDNNQILEDIIERVQKDGIPIASDSDSVLDNYTVSLFKDYYVPSITLRLAADYLRVPLSDVSIEIGNKIILPEPKMRNIENGSIEPYAIMIKQPEYNETGEIIEPGEFKTVDIIEIPIDEHGYMVINFMGPRSSSDPSGNQTFPVRSFGSYAARATGPFFDTWPESLRLRNKILLAGAFSPGMAEDEKLTPLGGMYGIEVHANALNTIIMDNFIIEMSYSYYLIFILALVIIVALYSRRTSTIISFIITVLLLVILFFVTTFIFDTYSYLIPYAVPALSAFFTFLSIIVYRVMTEEKDKKRIRNMFGKYVSPRVVDQILANPPELGGVDKELTVFFSDIRGFTTLSESMTPQELVNHLNIYLTAMTDIILEFQGTLDKYVGDEIMCFWGAPLPQNEHAILACKCALAQINKLNELNSQWPIEKQIHIGIGINSGIMTVGNMGSLGRMNYTLMGDNVNLGARLEGTNKTYLTEIIISEYTYGLVKDRVVARELDNIRVKGKNKPVVIYELVDVLE; this is encoded by the coding sequence GTAGCTGCGGTGTTTTTGCTTGCAGCAAACGGGTTGGTTATTTTTAAAGGTCTTGATCAACTGATACTTGATATCCATTTCAGGTTAAGAAATAGTACTCAGGAACGCGTGTTGCAGCAAGGCGCAGTTATGCAGGATCGTTCCCTTTCTATCAGCCCAGATATCATGATTTTGGGTATCGACAATAGAACATTGGAGCGCTTTGGAAGATGGCCGTTTCCCCGCTACAGACACGCCGATTTGCTAAATACCCTTTCTAGAATTAAAGATCAGCAAGAGCGGGAGCGTTCAATACTGTTGGATTTTTTCTTTTTCGAGTATACAGACGATCCAGTTTCCGATGTTCTACTTAGGGATGCCATTAACGAAAATGGAAGAACCTTTTTGGAGACAGTGCTCTCACCCGCACCTCTGACTACCGACAATCCCGCGGAGCTAAATCAACGTTTTGATGAAATCATTGCACGGGGTGAGGTAATCAACTCAATTAATGGTGACAAAGAAAAGTTGCCCGCCTGGCTAGGAATTGAATCACCGATTCTTCCATTAAGCAAGACGAATGCCTCGATCGGCCATGCTAGTTTTGTCAGTGATCTTGACGGTGTGTTCAGGCGGCAACCTTTAATTATTCGATATCGAAAGGAAGTTGAGCAGATCTCTCTCGGTACCCTACAAGAATCCAGGGAAGCGATTCAAGATAGATTACTCGCGGATGATCTGGATATAGGGTTCTACTCCGCCACAGGGTATCCGCACACCTTGCCGGATCCTGACAATAACCAAATTTTGGAAGACATCATCGAGCGCGTTCAAAAAGATGGAATACCAATAGCAAGCGATTCAGATTCCGTACTGGATAATTATACGGTATCGTTATTTAAAGATTACTACGTCCCATCAATTACTTTGAGACTCGCAGCAGATTACCTTAGGGTTCCTCTTTCAGACGTATCAATTGAAATTGGTAATAAAATAATCTTACCTGAACCTAAAATGCGTAATATTGAAAATGGTTCAATCGAACCCTATGCAATAATGATAAAACAACCAGAATACAATGAAACTGGCGAAATTATTGAACCTGGGGAGTTTAAAACCGTGGATATTATCGAAATTCCAATCGATGAACATGGGTATATGGTAATAAACTTCATGGGTCCTAGATCAAGCTCTGATCCTAGCGGCAATCAAACCTTTCCTGTAAGAAGTTTCGGAAGTTATGCTGCTAGAGCCACGGGGCCCTTTTTTGATACCTGGCCTGAATCTTTACGACTCAGAAATAAGATTCTTCTTGCAGGTGCTTTTAGTCCAGGAATGGCTGAAGATGAGAAACTCACACCCCTTGGTGGTATGTATGGTATTGAGGTGCATGCAAATGCACTAAATACTATAATTATGGACAATTTTATTATTGAAATGTCGTACAGTTACTATCTTATCTTCATCCTTGCCTTGGTTATCATTGTAGCCCTTTATTCGAGACGAACCTCTACGATTATTTCGTTTATCATTACTGTTCTCCTTCTTGTAATTCTTTTCTTTGTTACAACGTTTATTTTTGATACCTATTCCTATCTTATACCCTACGCAGTTCCAGCATTGTCAGCCTTCTTCACATTTTTAAGTATTATTGTATATAGAGTAATGACTGAAGAAAAAGATAAGAAACGAATTAGAAATATGTTTGGAAAATACGTCAGTCCTCGGGTTGTGGACCAAATACTTGCGAATCCTCCTGAATTGGGTGGGGTAGATAAAGAATTGACTGTTTTTTTCTCTGACATCCGTGGTTTCACCACTCTATCAGAATCAATGACACCTCAAGAATTGGTAAATCACTTGAATATTTACCTTACAGCCATGACCGATATCATCCTAGAATTCCAAGGTACTCTCGATAAGTATGTGGGCGATGAAATAATGTGCTTTTGGGGTGCTCCGCTTCCCCAGAATGAGCATGCGATTTTGGCATGTAAATGTGCCCTAGCTCAAATAAATAAACTCAATGAATTGAACTCCCAATGGCCAATAGAAAAACAAATACATATCGGTATTGGAATAAACAGCGGTATCATGACAGTTGGAAACATGGGTAGCTTGGGCAGGATGAACTACACCCTGATGGGAGATAATGTTAACCTCGGGGCGCGTCTTGAAGGTACAAATAAAACGTATTTAACAGAGATAATTATATCGGAATATACATATGGTTTGGTCAAGGATAGGGTGGTAGCACGTGAACTCGATAACATCCGTGTTAAAGGAAAAAATAAACCTGTGGTTATTTATGAACTGGTGGATGTCCTTGAATAA
- the rodA gene encoding rod shape-determining protein RodA yields MKKRLLLNIDISILLALVGLISIGILFIYSSGVSSTGVVFSNQFIKQIIWAIIGLFLLISITLIRYDYLKSLSVYVFILFFLLVLLTLLIGRTINGARAWVGVGQLGIQPSEFLKIAFIMILANHMEGRQGQLQSANGLIKPILLLIAAMGAVLLQPDLGTAIVFLPVFLAMLYFGGAKLRYLNFILLFSILTLLFSVLPSWENRIVQSRIPLVDIFRNKEIIIGSIVFISITIIIGLTGYFLLKKKMLFYWLVYSAFLLLAAYLSSFLVRFVLKEYQIMRLIVFIDPYVDRLGSGWNIIQSVIAIGSGGLYGKGLLNGPQSHLQYLPEQSTDFIFSILSEEWGFIGGISVFLLYSIILFRGLRIARQARDAFGGYLTVGILTMLLSHFLINIGMTMGIMPVTGIPLLFISYGGSNLLSAMIGIGLILNVGLNRYRY; encoded by the coding sequence ATGAAAAAACGATTGCTTTTAAATATTGATATTTCTATTTTGCTTGCCTTGGTAGGACTCATTTCAATTGGAATACTTTTTATCTATTCCAGTGGTGTGAGTTCGACTGGAGTGGTGTTTTCAAACCAGTTTATAAAACAAATCATTTGGGCAATCATAGGTCTATTTCTGTTAATTTCGATAACATTAATCAGGTATGATTATCTAAAAAGTCTATCTGTTTATGTTTTTATTTTATTCTTTCTGCTTGTTCTACTTACTCTTTTAATTGGAAGGACAATAAACGGTGCAAGAGCGTGGGTTGGTGTTGGTCAACTGGGAATACAGCCTTCAGAATTTTTGAAGATTGCCTTCATAATGATATTAGCGAATCACATGGAAGGAAGGCAGGGACAGTTACAGTCAGCGAATGGATTAATTAAACCTATTCTCTTATTGATTGCTGCCATGGGTGCAGTATTGCTTCAACCGGATCTGGGGACTGCAATTGTTTTTTTACCTGTCTTTTTAGCCATGCTGTATTTTGGTGGCGCGAAATTACGGTATCTAAATTTTATATTGCTTTTCAGTATTCTCACATTACTATTCAGTGTGTTGCCCAGCTGGGAGAATCGAATAGTTCAAAGCAGAATACCATTGGTTGACATATTCAGAAATAAAGAAATTATTATAGGTAGTATAGTATTTATATCTATTACTATTATAATAGGGCTGACCGGGTATTTTCTACTGAAAAAGAAAATGCTCTTTTACTGGTTGGTTTACAGTGCCTTTTTATTACTTGCTGCCTATCTTTCTTCCTTTTTAGTACGATTCGTCCTAAAAGAGTATCAAATAATGCGATTGATAGTATTTATTGACCCCTACGTTGATCGTTTAGGTTCTGGATGGAACATTATACAATCAGTAATCGCCATAGGATCCGGAGGATTATACGGCAAAGGCCTTTTAAATGGTCCCCAAAGTCACCTGCAGTATCTTCCTGAACAGAGTACCGATTTTATTTTCTCCATCCTTTCGGAGGAGTGGGGGTTCATCGGGGGAATCAGTGTTTTTCTGTTATATAGCATAATATTATTCAGAGGACTTAGAATCGCACGACAAGCACGTGATGCCTTCGGCGGATATCTGACTGTGGGTATCTTAACCATGTTATTGTCGCATTTCTTAATTAATATTGGTATGACCATGGGTATAATGCCTGTAACTGGGATTCCCTTACTATTTATCAGTTACGGGGGATCAAATCTCCTTTCTGCGATGATAGGTATTGGATTAATACTAAATGTTGGCTTGAACCGATACCGATACTAA
- the mrdA gene encoding penicillin-binding protein 2, whose amino-acid sequence MKRSGKNEQFNSKRYYVFIILIISLILIYAYKLFSMQIVENYIYEDRASRVSNRSVIISSQRGEIYDRNADVPIATNRSSFNLEITPALVGNEENRSAIIQNLTQVLDYPVTFLEQIVPRSYRSHEKKVILSGLEYNIISRLAERIELYPGISWSQQPLRIYPYGSLFSHVLGYIGNITQEELQVLFNQGYNQSSLIGKTGVEGAYDKVLRGVDGLAIRQVDALGRDAGLQDTILQKTPTIGNTLILTIDRNTQELASKALGNRIGSAIVLKPASGEILAMVNHPSYDPNVFYGPLGGDGFNEVNNDPSSPFLNRAIQAAAPPASTFKLLMALTALEENLIDPNDTVFCEGHLDIGDRRFNCWDPSGHGHVDLYDAIAMSCNVYFYHLGYEILKENLIIDYARKIGFGQNSGIDIPGEVRGLVPTQDWKERTYDAPWVGGDTVNLSIGQGYLTVTPLQLANMVSAIINDGKVYRPHVVREIRDPVSFKVVQNIEPELIKDLNFQQETIRILKESMRKVITDGTANVVVTTDAVEVAAKTGTAQTGYEGNKHSWFVSYAPYEVGVSTDETIVVVVWIDAKNEWDWWAPKAANIILHGYFNEMNYEEVVEDLKPLWYL is encoded by the coding sequence ATGAAGCGTTCTGGAAAAAATGAGCAATTTAATAGCAAGCGTTACTATGTATTTATTATACTTATTATCTCCTTAATTCTTATTTACGCATACAAACTATTCTCAATGCAAATTGTGGAAAACTACATATACGAGGATCGTGCTAGTCGGGTGTCCAATCGCTCAGTGATCATATCAAGTCAAAGAGGAGAGATTTACGATAGAAATGCTGATGTACCGATTGCTACCAATAGAAGTAGTTTTAATTTGGAAATAACCCCTGCGTTAGTAGGAAATGAGGAAAATCGGAGTGCCATAATTCAAAACCTAACCCAGGTGCTCGATTATCCAGTCACTTTCCTAGAACAAATAGTCCCAAGATCCTATCGATCCCATGAAAAAAAGGTGATTTTATCTGGTTTGGAATATAACATTATTTCCAGGCTGGCTGAACGCATAGAATTGTATCCAGGAATTTCTTGGTCTCAACAACCATTGAGGATTTATCCTTATGGGTCGTTGTTCTCCCATGTTCTCGGGTATATTGGGAATATTACCCAAGAAGAGTTACAAGTGCTATTTAACCAAGGCTATAATCAATCATCCCTAATCGGTAAAACAGGAGTTGAGGGGGCGTATGACAAGGTGCTTAGGGGTGTAGATGGCTTGGCTATACGTCAAGTAGATGCTCTCGGTAGGGATGCCGGTCTGCAGGATACAATTCTGCAAAAAACACCAACAATTGGAAATACCCTCATTCTCACCATTGATAGAAACACCCAAGAATTGGCATCAAAAGCACTTGGAAATCGAATTGGGTCGGCGATAGTATTGAAGCCTGCTAGCGGTGAAATACTAGCTATGGTAAACCATCCTAGTTATGACCCCAATGTTTTTTACGGTCCCCTCGGTGGAGATGGTTTTAATGAGGTGAATAATGATCCTTCGAGTCCATTCCTGAATAGAGCAATCCAAGCTGCCGCGCCACCGGCCTCAACCTTTAAGTTATTGATGGCTCTTACGGCTCTTGAAGAAAACCTCATAGACCCAAATGATACCGTGTTTTGTGAAGGCCATTTGGATATCGGGGATAGACGTTTCAATTGCTGGGATCCGAGTGGACATGGGCATGTGGATTTATATGATGCCATTGCAATGTCCTGTAATGTATATTTTTATCACTTAGGTTATGAAATACTGAAAGAAAACTTGATAATCGATTATGCAAGAAAGATAGGATTTGGACAAAATTCTGGTATAGATATTCCTGGTGAAGTTCGGGGACTAGTACCCACTCAGGATTGGAAAGAGCGAACCTACGATGCTCCTTGGGTCGGGGGAGACACAGTCAATCTATCCATAGGACAGGGGTATTTAACCGTGACCCCTCTACAATTAGCCAATATGGTTAGTGCAATTATTAATGATGGAAAAGTCTACAGACCCCATGTTGTTCGGGAAATTCGGGATCCGGTTTCATTTAAGGTTGTTCAAAATATTGAGCCGGAGCTAATAAAAGATCTGAATTTCCAGCAAGAGACTATCAGAATACTCAAAGAAAGCATGCGGAAGGTAATTACTGACGGGACTGCCAATGTTGTTGTTACAACCGATGCCGTCGAGGTTGCAGCAAAGACGGGTACAGCTCAGACTGGCTATGAAGGTAATAAACATTCCTGGTTTGTTTCCTATGCACCCTATGAAGTTGGTGTTAGTACGGATGAGACGATTGTGGTGGTTGTATGGATCGATGCAAAAAATGAATGGGATTGGTGGGCGCCGAAAGCTGCAAATATTATACTCCATGGATACTTCAATGAAATGAATTATGAAGAGGTTGTGGAGGATCTTAAACCTCTTTGGTATTTATAG
- the mreC gene encoding rod shape-determining protein MreC — MLRLSSAIKKHKDSFYLLIVMVITTISLIISSDSGSMALRNLGEDFTGGLQTGAASVGRFFKNTLTSVSELASLQKEYDTVVERLQDLEQSLNDFEDVKFENQQLREMLEFKEKSSFETVPAFIVAKNPTSTIEVFTINKGRADGIAEGLPVVALAGDQQALVGRVVDVNTFTSRVLPITSNNHFIAARLQKSRYEGLVSGSGIDRKSLNMDYVDRDARNILSVGDMIITSGLDSIFPRGIQIGTIEEIHAQSWETSIHLSVRPSVSFATLEAVFVLKHAESNQFRE, encoded by the coding sequence ATGTTACGTCTCAGCAGTGCCATAAAAAAGCATAAAGATTCTTTCTATCTTTTAATTGTGATGGTAATTACCACAATCTCACTAATTATTAGTAGTGACTCTGGATCTATGGCGCTCAGGAACTTGGGTGAGGATTTTACTGGGGGATTGCAAACCGGAGCAGCCTCCGTAGGACGATTTTTTAAAAACACCTTAACATCAGTATCAGAGCTCGCGAGTCTTCAAAAAGAATACGATACGGTTGTCGAAAGATTACAGGACTTGGAGCAGTCACTGAATGATTTTGAGGACGTAAAATTTGAAAACCAGCAACTTCGAGAAATGCTGGAGTTTAAGGAGAAGTCCAGCTTTGAGACCGTTCCGGCCTTCATTGTGGCTAAAAATCCAACTTCAACAATTGAGGTTTTTACAATAAATAAAGGAAGAGCCGACGGGATAGCTGAGGGCCTTCCGGTAGTTGCCCTTGCCGGTGATCAACAGGCTTTAGTTGGAAGGGTAGTAGACGTAAACACATTTACGAGTAGAGTATTGCCCATAACCTCAAACAATCACTTTATTGCAGCCAGGCTGCAAAAATCCAGATATGAGGGTCTTGTATCTGGATCCGGGATCGATAGAAAATCATTGAATATGGATTATGTGGATCGTGATGCAAGGAACATTTTGTCTGTCGGTGATATGATCATCACATCGGGCCTTGATTCTATTTTTCCTCGAGGAATACAAATAGGGACCATAGAAGAAATACACGCTCAATCCTGGGAAACTTCTATTCATCTTTCGGTACGTCCCTCAGTCTCTTTTGCTACACTAGAGGCAGTGTTTGTATTAAAACATGCAGAATCAAATCAGTTTAGGGAGTAG
- a CDS encoding rod shape-determining protein encodes MGKFSNSFTTDIGIDLGTCNTLVYLRGKGILANEPSVVAVERGTRKVVAVGEEAKRMLWKTPGDIIAIRPLRDGVIADLETTEKMIRYFISKVLPRRLFIKPRMVIGVPSCITEVERRAVEESAYKAGAREVKVIEESLAAAIGANIPIHEPAGHMVVDIGGGTSEISVISLGGMVVTNAIRLGGDEFDEAIIKHVRGIHNLIIGERTAEELKKSIGNATPDKKIDKMEIKGTDAITGLPRRLEIDSVEVREALQEPIGAIIEEIKKTLGQTPPELAADIVERGIVMTGGGSLLKGLDTLISNETGVPAFRAEAPLDCVAIGAGLYFEQVRGIDSNRMIYDSLNP; translated from the coding sequence ATGGGTAAATTTTCTAATTCCTTTACTACTGACATCGGTATTGATCTTGGTACTTGCAACACCCTGGTATATCTGCGCGGGAAGGGAATTCTAGCCAATGAGCCATCTGTTGTGGCAGTGGAGCGTGGCACTAGGAAGGTTGTCGCGGTAGGCGAAGAGGCCAAGCGTATGCTCTGGAAGACACCCGGAGATATCATTGCTATAAGACCATTGCGGGATGGTGTGATCGCCGATCTTGAAACTACAGAAAAAATGATTCGTTACTTTATCTCCAAGGTATTACCCCGTAGATTGTTCATTAAGCCTCGAATGGTAATCGGTGTTCCCTCATGCATCACCGAGGTTGAAAGAAGGGCTGTTGAAGAGAGCGCCTACAAGGCTGGAGCACGCGAAGTAAAGGTCATTGAAGAATCTCTTGCTGCTGCAATTGGAGCAAATATACCAATCCATGAACCAGCGGGACATATGGTGGTTGATATCGGCGGCGGTACGAGTGAAATTTCTGTCATCTCCTTGGGAGGAATGGTTGTAACCAATGCAATCCGTTTGGGAGGCGATGAGTTTGATGAAGCAATCATTAAGCATGTACGGGGGATCCATAATTTAATTATTGGTGAGCGGACAGCGGAGGAACTAAAAAAGAGCATCGGGAATGCAACACCCGACAAGAAAATTGATAAAATGGAAATCAAAGGGACTGATGCTATAACCGGACTACCCAGAAGACTCGAGATTGATAGTGTAGAAGTCCGTGAAGCACTACAAGAGCCCATTGGCGCAATTATTGAAGAGATTAAAAAAACCTTAGGTCAAACACCGCCGGAACTTGCTGCCGATATTGTAGAACGAGGAATCGTGATGACAGGGGGCGGCAGCCTCTTAAAGGGATTAGACACACTTATTTCTAATGAGACAGGAGTCCCCGCATTCCGTGCAGAAGCACCACTAGACTGTGTTGCAATCGGCGCAGGTTTATATTTTGAGCAGGTGAGGGGGATTGATTCAAATCGTATGATTTACGATAGTTTGAACCCGTAA
- a CDS encoding tetratricopeptide repeat protein: MKSMQRKFSNNDNKNSKTGASRRYTWLFIILCVVILVSGTVIFIQVKPLEGLSINFRMGNELQELWSEEAYSEIVERTNSILDKQPFNVEALRFDGFAHFYIGQSEVNYETQLFHYNQSIQSLRRLLSLDSVSSITGQVHYILGKAYYHAGYYYYDLSLKYFEFAESLGYHQPDSFEYLGLTSAELGLPRKGIEYLLASHEENNRAIILLSVARLYDSLEDFEKTAFYARKAIDESSENYVKEQGFLLAGEGYRKLNNLEEAEVMYLELEELNPSSADAKYYLGEIAAAEGNTVLARALWREAYELNPKHAGAILRLNS, encoded by the coding sequence ATGAAATCAATGCAGAGGAAATTTTCAAACAACGACAACAAGAACAGCAAGACCGGCGCAAGTCGGAGGTATACCTGGCTATTCATTATCCTCTGTGTTGTAATTTTAGTGAGTGGAACGGTTATTTTTATTCAGGTTAAACCGCTTGAGGGGCTTTCAATAAATTTTCGTATGGGGAATGAGCTACAGGAATTGTGGTCCGAAGAAGCATACAGCGAAATTGTTGAGAGAACCAATAGCATTCTTGATAAGCAGCCATTCAATGTAGAAGCATTACGGTTCGATGGCTTTGCACACTTCTATATCGGACAATCAGAAGTCAATTACGAAACCCAGTTATTCCATTACAATCAATCTATTCAATCTCTTCGAAGGCTCCTGAGTTTGGATTCTGTGTCATCAATCACTGGGCAGGTACACTATATATTGGGGAAAGCATATTATCATGCCGGATACTATTATTATGACCTTTCCCTTAAGTACTTTGAATTTGCAGAAAGTCTTGGCTACCACCAACCCGATAGTTTTGAGTATTTAGGGCTGACCAGTGCGGAACTTGGGCTTCCGAGAAAAGGGATTGAGTACCTTCTTGCTTCACACGAGGAAAATAATCGTGCTATTATACTGCTGTCAGTCGCCCGATTATATGATTCATTGGAGGATTTCGAAAAAACTGCATTCTATGCACGGAAAGCCATTGATGAATCATCGGAAAATTATGTTAAAGAACAGGGTTTTTTGCTCGCAGGTGAAGGATACCGAAAATTAAATAATTTAGAAGAGGCGGAGGTGATGTATCTTGAGCTGGAGGAGCTCAATCCTTCATCTGCGGACGCTAAATACTATTTAGGTGAGATTGCTGCTGCTGAAGGAAACACTGTGCTTGCCCGTGCGTTGTGGCGAGAAGCGTATGAACTAAATCCGAAGCATGCTGGTGCAATACTTCGTTTAAACTCTTAA
- a CDS encoding zinc ribbon domain-containing protein: MITETLEKLKSLQDILAQKYLIESELKELPRSLTTKSELVNRLKKSFIEKHERLTAAKSYINDLRIKMRDAETERENYEGKIAEISTQREYEALVKEIRDAGEREQNYRKELQREEKAFEELEKAIEREELLIKDQEKELTLEQEKIHQETQDRESLLTELDNQEQAITPDIDGEIVFKFKRIIRSKEGKGIVPLQKGVCTGCNMILPLQFVNDVRSGEQIHFCPYCSMILFYQEAGSEDALENLDLEDTADLFDESEFDDDFADDMDDFDDSIGDDEEDLDDLDEEEEDDDDDEDDDQDDSSDEEEVLDDDLDDDLDDGEDDLLDEEIEE; the protein is encoded by the coding sequence ATGATTACTGAGACCCTGGAAAAATTAAAGTCTTTACAAGATATTTTGGCTCAGAAATATTTAATAGAAAGTGAACTAAAAGAATTGCCTAGGTCATTGACCACCAAGTCAGAGCTGGTAAATCGCTTAAAAAAGAGTTTTATCGAAAAACATGAACGTCTTACAGCTGCGAAATCATATATTAATGATTTGCGTATTAAGATGCGTGATGCAGAGACTGAACGCGAGAATTATGAAGGAAAGATTGCAGAAATAAGTACTCAACGTGAATATGAAGCATTGGTTAAAGAGATACGGGATGCTGGGGAACGCGAACAAAACTATCGAAAAGAACTCCAAAGGGAAGAAAAGGCTTTTGAAGAACTAGAAAAAGCGATCGAGCGTGAAGAACTGTTGATAAAGGACCAGGAAAAAGAGCTCACCCTTGAACAAGAAAAAATACATCAAGAGACCCAGGACCGAGAGTCATTATTGACAGAGCTTGACAATCAAGAACAAGCTATAACCCCCGATATTGATGGGGAAATTGTATTTAAGTTCAAACGGATTATTAGGTCCAAGGAAGGAAAGGGCATCGTTCCTCTTCAAAAAGGTGTTTGTACTGGATGTAATATGATTCTTCCGTTGCAATTTGTGAATGATGTCCGGAGCGGCGAGCAAATACACTTTTGCCCCTACTGCTCGATGATTTTATTTTATCAAGAAGCCGGATCCGAAGATGCACTTGAGAATCTGGATCTGGAAGACACCGCTGATCTCTTTGACGAGTCCGAATTTGATGATGATTTCGCAGATGATATGGATGATTTTGACGATTCCATCGGTGACGATGAAGAAGATCTCGATGATTTAGACGAGGAAGAGGAAGACGACGACGATGATGAAGATGATGACCAGGACGACTCATCCGATGAGGAAGAGGTGTTGGACGATGATCTTGACGATGATTTAGATGACGGAGAGGATGATCTTTTGGATGAGGAGATAGAAGAGTAA